The window TCTCTGCTTTTGTATACCCCAGCATGGAACATATCGCAGTGTTACCCTGAAGAAATTTTTTGGTTATAGGATCAGCAATCAGAATCCCGTCACTGGCTCTATCAAAAATTGTCTTGAATTTTTCCTCACTCTTCAGAAGCGCATCCTCCGTCCGCTCACGCAGCAGTCGTTTGACCATCAGCACTCCCAGCAAGGCGGCTCCCAGTGGATAGATCACCAGGACCGGTAATGCGATATTTGAAAGTACCCGCAGGGCTGTCGCCCAGGGCAGCGAGAACATCAGGCCCAGCATGGTCAAATGAATCACCATGCCGAAAAGGTAGAGCTCTTGCCAGGAAATTTCGGCCAGGGGACGGCGGCGAAAGTGACGCCAGGCGATCCCGGTCGCCCCTGAAGCGAGGATCACAGCGATACCGGTCCAGGCTCCTGTTCCTCCCTGATAGAAACGAAACGCTGCGGTCATTGCCATCGCTATTGTGGTGGGGAAAAAACCGAAAAAGAGTCCGGATATGCCAAGCAATATCGAACGTGTATCAAATACGATGCCCGGCCCGAATGCCCAAGGCGTCAGCATGACGGTGATGCCGATGGCGCCGAGAGCGAGACCGACAAGCGCTTTCCAGAACGAAGATTGCCCTACACGCCACTGGCTCGCGGCCACGTCAAAGAGGAAAGCCACTGCCAGCAAGAAAGTGGCATTCTGAACCAAGCCGAGAAAGGATGCATTCATACTGTATCTACTTGCTCCCGTCTTATTACGCGTCGGTGTAACGGCTCACGAATAGCGGGTTCTACCAACATACCCCCCCAAGGCTAAAGAGGGTATTACTCAAACCGGCATCCCTTTTCCCTTTTTTGATTTTGAGTCGAGTAGACCGGTTTCTCCCGGGATCTCACTAAAACACAAAACCCCGCACTCTTCTCAGTAACGGGGTCTCGGCAATCAGTCCATGGCACCCTCCGCGGGGTTATGGCTATAAATCACTCAATAGATTAACTCATGAATCAACCAATACTCCAAAATATTTCAGATTTCAAGGTAATTTTGATGTTTACTGAGAAATAAGACGGACTGGAAGATCATCATTCCCATCTGTAATCAATGGGCCTGATAGTGATAAAATGCGAATAATAATAGGCTACAAACAATAATGGCTTCATCAAATATACTTGTAAACAGGAATAATAAAAAATGCCGAATACACTCTATAAAACAAGCATATACGGCTTTCTCCGGCGAGAGCTTATTTACTGCTCCAGTGATTGGCCGAAAGCCGCTATCCATGATATGATTAAAAATGACCCTGACTGGAAAGAAATGAAATAGATAATGCTAAGAAACACGTTTTGTCATATCCAGAGAATAGGAACCATTACCGAAGAGAAACTATGGGACGCCGTTATACATGATTAGGACTAATTCCATTTAGAGATGACCAGTTTACCTGATGAAAGACCATTAATAATCCGGAGGAATTTGTATGAAGACAACAGAAACCCTTTCTATATCAACGGTCAGGCGTACCCAATTTGTTTCCATCACATCTAAAATTACCGAAGTCATTGCAAGTAAAGGATTTCAGGATGGTGTCTTAACAATATTTGTGCCGCATACCACCGCAGGAGTGACAATCAATGAGAACGCCGATCCTGATGTAGCAAGGGATATGGAATTGTTCAGTGACCAACTGGTCCCTCAGAGCAATCGATTCCGACACAGCGAAGGAAACTCTGACGCACACATCAAGTCCAGTTTGTATGGGTCTTCTGTACAGGTAATCATCCGTAATGGTAAAATGTGGTTGGGAACCTGGCAGGAAATATATTTCTGTGAATTTGATGGACCGCGTCAGCGGGAAATATATTTGGCCTTTACATCTTGATTTGACTCAGATCAGTTATATCAGAGACAGACCGGTTCAGACCTTCCCTATAGTGAGTCAGTAGGAAATCTTTTCAAACGAATATATTGGGAGGGTAAATGACTGTTCCTTTGCCAGTCATCTGATACTCGAGTTCGGCATGGTCTGCAAATGCTGATCTCCCTTGGGAATTGGCGAGAAATCCGTGCGAGTGGCACCAATCAGTAAATGTTTCCGGATCGATGTCTGCGCGAATAGCGATATTGCCAGTACCCTCAATCTCTTCGCATTGCCTTTGGACAAGAGCTTTCCAGTCTTCAAAAGTATCGGGCATATTTTTAGCGTCGGTAAATATCGCAAGCGCTTTGCGGTAAGTTAACTCGTCATTAAACCAAGCAACTCCTATGACCTTGCTCATTCTGACACTCCTTTCGTTTATTGGGGAACAGTGACCGTGACATTGGCGCAAAACAATAACCTAATGATAACCGCAGCTATTATACCTACCGGATTCAATATATCTCATTCCGCGATCAGCTAATTCATTAATCTCCTCTTGGGAGCACCCTACATATTGGCAAATATGACCCATCGCAGGTAACCATCTATTCGTCAAATAGTAACCAATGCTCTCCGGAAAAACCTCTCGTTTTATTTTATCAGTACTGAATGGTGGTAAGAAGCAATGAACCATATTTTGCAATCCGAGATATTCTTTGGAAAGGAAAAAGAACCAGAATGGAAATTCCTCGTCCAGGAGATTGACATATTCCCTAACAGGTTTACTTTTGTAAAGTTCAGAGATATTTTCATTATATCCTTGAAATATTATCTTAACATTTTCCTTATATACCCTTGATATTTCTGGTGATACCATGAGACTTCTCAGGACATCCAGTGCGGGTTGGATGTTTCTCTCCAGAACCTCTTTCTTGGATACGACGATGACTAATGGGTTGACAGAATCACTTACTTCTCTGGAAATATCTGACATTTGTTTTTCTCCTCACTTCATGACCGCCACTGCTGTGCTCCATTTCTCAGGAACGGGCAACGGTAAGATAATGATCGAGGGACCTGGTGTCAATAAAGACACAGCGGCTCAAATTTTACATGACTCCATGGTTAACGCAGGAAAGATGTATTTGAAAGACTTACCGGTATTGGTTGACGTGTCAGTAGTAGCGGAGACCTTCTCAACGGTTAGTCGGTGGGAGATCTTCGGGGGTGTACGATAATATTTAAGTCCAGACCCCAGTATTTTATTTAGCCACGGGATCCTATAAGGGGAAGGGAGAGGTGGTAAAACTCATTTTATGATGATAGAACCCGCCAGAGAAAGGAGATAACAATGCTAAAGAACACATTTTGTCACCTCCCCAAAATCGGGCCAGTTACGGAATCCAAACTATGGAACGCCGGTATTCATGACTGGGACCAATTCCTTCAATCACCCAATATACCCTTGTCCAAATCCAGGATAGCGTCCATTTACCACGAGCTCGAAGAATCATCACAACAACTGGTCGCAGGCAATCCCCATTACTTTGTCCAGCACCTTCCAGTCAATCAATACTGGCGATTATTCCCCCACTTCCGGGATACCATCGCCTATCTTGATATCGAGACCACTGGGTTGGAAAACTGGTGTAATGAGATAACCACCGTCGCTTTATATGACGGTCATACGGTCCATATCTATGTCAACGGTCAGAACCTCGATGATTTTGTTGACGATATTCAGCAATATAAAATCATTGTTTCCTACAACGGACGGTGTTTTGACGTCCCCTTCATCGAACAATTTTTCCGGATCAAGCTTGATCAAGTCCATATTGACCTCAGATTTATTCTAAAAAGTCTCGGATTTTCGGGTGGTTTGAAAGGATGCGAAAGACAACTAGGGATTGATCGCGGTGAACTTAGAGATATTGACGGTTATTACGCCGTGATTCTCTGGCAAGAATACAAGAGGACCGGGAACAAGAAATCCTTGGAGATGCTTATTGAATATAACAGCTTGGATGCGCGGAATTTGGAAACCTTGATGGAGATGGCGTATCAGAGGAAGCTGAAGGAACTGAGGTTTGGGTAGGGATTTAGCAATCTTTCAGGTTTCCTTCATTCCTGTCAGGATCCTTAAGGGGTAAATCTTGATAGATGGACATGATTACCTCTTTAAAAGCTTCAGGTGCCATAACTACACCCCAACCCTTTTGGGCTTGATAGATCCCATCGTATGCTGAATCGTGATAGCTCCTTATTAGATGGGGAATATCTCGCTCGATAAGAATGGAATCGAGAAATTCAGCTTCAATTTCATTATCCAAAATCAAAATCTTATTAAACTGCTCCATCAATAGCCTCCCTTAGATTACCCTTGCTCTACAGTTTCGGCTAACTCAACCAACGATTTGCATATATCATTATTACAAAATAAATAACATGTTTGATAATCATGGGGTTTAGAAGCGGCAAGATTCAGTGGGTGCAAATAGATCCGGTAGCAGCCGCCAGATCTTGCCGATAGAAGATACGTCAACCTCCGTAATCATGATAGGAAAGACCGCATTGGATTTTTTATTTGCAATGGCGGCAGGATTCTGGTAGGATGCGAGTGGAAGCGGTATTACATATAGCTTCCTGCAACAAAACGCCGCCCTTGAAGAAAATGCTTGCTTCCAACTGGCAATCCTCATTGCTTTTCCACCTCAAAATCAAAGGACTTGTGATTGGAATATACCTGTAGTTTTCTATGTTGGCCCGCAATTAGTATATTTAGGGCGGCTATAATCAAAATATTACAGAACTCTCAAATAAGATGTGGTATACTTTTTAGCGGCAGATGACTGTTATAGCTTCATTACTTGGGTAACTTAAACCAGGGCACTAACGATATTGAGGATACTATGACCCATCACCTGGTGCAATCAGGTTACACAGCTCTTATAGACAGAATAAATCTATTTCCCCAGGGGGCACCCCCATCAGGCACCCTTTATAAAATCCTTAAGATCCTTTTCAGTGAGAAAGATGCTGCCCTGGTATCGCTCCTTCCTATAAAACCATTCTCGGTAGAGAAGGCTGCCCGTCTTTGGAAGACCAACACATCAGAAGCTCAGAATATTTTAGATAATCTGGCAGACCGGGCCATTCTTCTTGACATGGAGGAAGATGGAAAGCAAACCTATGTTCTTCCACCACCCATGGCCGGTTTTTTTGAGTTTTCTCTCATGCGGCTCCGAGGAGATATTGACCAGAAAACATTAAGCGAACTTTTCTATCAGTATCTCAATGTGGAAGATGATTTTATAAGATCCCTCTTCACGGACGGAGAAACACATTTAGGCCGTATATTTATTCAAGAAAAAGCCCTCTCCGCTGAAACAAGCCTATACGTTCTGGACTATGAAAGAGCCACAGAGGTCATTAAAACGGCTTCATGCAGGGGGATAAGTATTTGCTATTGCCGTCACAAAATGCAGCATCTCGATAGGGATTGTAATGCACCGAAGGAGATATGCATGACCTTTAACTTGTCTGCGCAGTCTTTGATCAAACATGGTCATGCTCGTCTTGTTAGCGTGGAGGAGTGTCTGGATTTGCTCGATATTGCTTATGAAAATAAGCTGGTTCAATTTGGTTCAAATGTACGTGAAAAGGTCAATTTTATCTGCAATTGTTGTGGTTGCTGCTGTGAGGCTCTAATCGCAGCAAGACGTTTTGGTCTTCTTCACCCTGTTCATACAACTAATTTTCTGCCCGAGGTTCAAGTGAGCGATTGCGTGGGTTGTGGTAAGTGTGTCAACATTTGCCCTGTGGAAGCCATGGGCATAGTATCAGCCAATGATCCCCGAATGCCTGAAAAGAAAAAGGCCCTATTGAATGAAGAAACATGCCTTGGCTGTGGTTTATGTAAACAGGCCTGCCAGGGCAATCACATTTCAATGAAATCACGTTTCCAGCGGGTCATAACACCGCTGAATTCGGTTCACCTGGCTGTTGTAATGGCCATTGACAAAGGAAAGCTACAGAACCTTATTTTCGATAATCAGGCCCTTTTCAGTCACCGAGCCATGGCGGCAATTCTCGGTGTTATTCTTAAACTACCCCCCATTAAACAAGCGATGGCAAGCCGCCAAATGAAATCGAGATACCTTGAAACTCTGATCAGGAGGACTGATACAATGAAGAAATAGATCAGATAAGTGATCATTTACTTTTTCCTGAAATGTAGTATCTGGTAATTTTAACAGGCAATCAAGGGCACGGATATGGAGAACTCAGAATTAGCGCATCTTAAGAAATATTTATTGACGCTTGTCCTAATCTGGACTTTAGGCATCATTGCATCTCTGGGATTGAACATATACCAGCTGAGACAGTCCATCCTGAGGGTTGCCCGAACAAGTGCCGAGATCTTCCATGAAAAAGATATCATCTATCGAAGATGGGTTTCAAAACAGGGGGGAGTGTATGTGCCCGTTTCAGAGATGACCCCTGCCAATCCTGACCTCAAGGTCCCAAACCGCGACATCACGACTTACGATGGTCTGTCGCTAACGCTGGTAAATCCTGCCTACATGAGCCGCCAAGTCAATGAACTGGCCATGGAGATGAATGACCTTCAGGGGCACATCACCAGCCTCAATCCAATCCGGCCCGAAAATCGTCCGGATCCTTGGGAGACTGAGGCTCTGAAAACATTTGAGCAAGGAACAAAAGAGACCGGTTCCATCGAAAAGATATCGGGAAAAGAATATTTTCGTTTCATGCGCCCTTTTATTACGGAAAAGGCCTGCCTGAAATGCCATGCCGCCCAAGGATATAAAGAAGGGGATATCCGGGCAGGGATCAGCATATCAATCCCCATGAAACCCTTG is drawn from Deltaproteobacteria bacterium and contains these coding sequences:
- a CDS encoding secondary thiamine-phosphate synthase enzyme YjbQ; amino-acid sequence: MKTTETLSISTVRRTQFVSITSKITEVIASKGFQDGVLTIFVPHTTAGVTINENADPDVARDMELFSDQLVPQSNRFRHSEGNSDAHIKSSLYGSSVQVIIRNGKMWLGTWQEIYFCEFDGPRQREIYLAFTS
- a CDS encoding ribonuclease H-like domain-containing protein; translation: MLKNTFCHLPKIGPVTESKLWNAGIHDWDQFLQSPNIPLSKSRIASIYHELEESSQQLVAGNPHYFVQHLPVNQYWRLFPHFRDTIAYLDIETTGLENWCNEITTVALYDGHTVHIYVNGQNLDDFVDDIQQYKIIVSYNGRCFDVPFIEQFFRIKLDQVHIDLRFILKSLGFSGGLKGCERQLGIDRGELRDIDGYYAVILWQEYKRTGNKKSLEMLIEYNSLDARNLETLMEMAYQRKLKELRFG
- a CDS encoding 4Fe-4S dicluster domain-containing protein — translated: MTHHLVQSGYTALIDRINLFPQGAPPSGTLYKILKILFSEKDAALVSLLPIKPFSVEKAARLWKTNTSEAQNILDNLADRAILLDMEEDGKQTYVLPPPMAGFFEFSLMRLRGDIDQKTLSELFYQYLNVEDDFIRSLFTDGETHLGRIFIQEKALSAETSLYVLDYERATEVIKTASCRGISICYCRHKMQHLDRDCNAPKEICMTFNLSAQSLIKHGHARLVSVEECLDLLDIAYENKLVQFGSNVREKVNFICNCCGCCCEALIAARRFGLLHPVHTTNFLPEVQVSDCVGCGKCVNICPVEAMGIVSANDPRMPEKKKALLNEETCLGCGLCKQACQGNHISMKSRFQRVITPLNSVHLAVVMAIDKGKLQNLIFDNQALFSHRAMAAILGVILKLPPIKQAMASRQMKSRYLETLIRRTDTMKK